DNA sequence from the Daphnia carinata strain CSIRO-1 chromosome 8, CSIRO_AGI_Dcar_HiC_V3, whole genome shotgun sequence genome:
GATCAAAGCTTTTTATCAAACAACTGTCGTCTGCGAGTTGCGTGACATTTTTAATCGGGTTTGCCAAGAACtttgtttttgattgaacGACAGGGCAACAAGTTTTTCTCAAGTAAGATTTTTAATCCAACGCTTGTATATTTTTCAAGtatatattaaatttttcaacagAAATGATCTCTGACGACGAAGACAGAGAAAGCAGTAACAGAGACGATACGTCGTCTATGTCAGATGAAGAGTCTGATACCGACATAGCCACAGTTCTTACTCAGCTCATCAGGAGGTTAGTAATAATTTATCCTCTAACAATCATTGGGTGGTGTGCCGATCATCTTAATATCCAACAattcttctccttctttggAAACCATAGTGGTAGAGCTCATATACTCTCTGAAAGCAATTCTGTCTTTGAAGAGAGGAATGAATCTTTTCATGACTTTCTATCTGGTGCTCGATTACCCTTTGTTGACAGCCCACCTGATTTGTCAGCCCTTGAGGTATCTATTTAATAACCCATTTGAGTAAAGTATACgtttttttcatcaaaattttttgttagggCACTGATTTATATATATCAACATGTTTGTCATCTGGATATTACAAACATGACAACGAATCCCAATCCTCTCGAATCACGTCACTTTTACTTCAAAGGCAAGTTGGAATGAAATGGACAGGACATTTTTCTGGAGGAGACAGAAGTTACATTGGACACAACTATTTACCTAACAAATTCAAGCAGGTTGCAAACTGCAATCACAAAATGTTCTGTGGAACATATTCAAAGGATGGCAACATATTTCTCAGTGCTGCACAAGGTATTTAGAATACTTGATTATTTCATTCAAagataaaattcattttttaccAAATTTTAGATCGAGTTCTTCGAGTGTTTGACACCTCAAAAGGAGGCTTTGATTGCATAAGGAAAATTCCTGCACGAGATGTTGGCTGGAGCATCCTCGACACAGCTTTCAGTCCGGACGGTCGAAATATCATATACTCTAGTTGGTCGGAAGCTAGTAAGAGCTCACTATTAATTTAAGAATTATCCCCCTAATGAGTATAAGAGTAACATGTTTGCGTTTTCTTGGCAGTTCATCTTTGTAATATTCATGATGATGTGGAAAGACACGAAGTCCTTCCGCTTTGCCCTGAACTGCGGCGATTCTGTATTTTCAGCCTTACTTTTTCTCAAGATGGCAATGAAGTGTTGGGCGGGGCTAACGACGGCTGTTTGTACATTTACGATTGCGAAAAGCGTCAAAGAACCCTCAGAGTACAAATTGCTCTTTCTTTAAATTCGTTTgggttttttaatttcattaattttttgtcTAGATTGATGCCCACGATGAAGATGTAAACACTGTTGCTTATGCTGATGAAACGTCTCAGATCCTGTTTTCTGGGGCCGACGACGGATTATGCAAAGTGTGGGATCGCCGGACGTTGTCGGAAAATGGGGAGGCTAAACCTGTTGGGATTCTTGGTGGTCACGTGGATGGACTGACCTTCGTAGATTCGCGAGGTGATGGGAGACATCTCATCACAAACAGCAAAGATCAATCCATCaaactgtaatttttttctcttattttctgTCATCATTCTCAAAAAATTCATTCTGATTAATTTGAAATGATGCGCCGATTAGATGGGATATGCGCAAGTTTTCTGGTTCCGAAGTACAGCAGCGGACGAGGACGTTTATGAGTTCCCAAAGTTGGGATTATAGTTTCCAAAACGTTCCATGGAGACGTAAGTTACTTTTTTAACAATTGTCTGACAGTTAACTTTATTGCCAaaatttcgccatttttttacgtAGTGTCATGCTCGAAGAACAAAATCGCTGGTGATACTAGTTTGATGACCTACCGGGGACACAGTGTTTTAAGAACGTTAATTCGTTGCCGTTTTAGTCCTGCTTTCAGCACTGGCCAGCGCTATATCTACAGTGGCTGTGCAGCTGGGAAAGTGTTCAGTAAATATCGAATTTCTCGTAATTCTATAAAAGCCTAACTAATTGTGGATGTTTGTACCCCAGTTTATGATATCCTGACTGGAATACCCGCAGCCGTCCTCACAGGCCATTCTGACTGCGTGAGAGACGTTTCTTGGCACCCGTATTCAATGGATATCATCGATTcggcagtaaaaaaaaaagaaaattaatgttATGTGGTACAACTAAGGAATCTTAAATCGATTTTGCTGAATTATGCAGTGGGATGGCCGTCACTACAGGTGGTTTCATGCCGCACCAGATTCCGAGGATGATATGGATTTCGATTCCGAAGAGTACAGCACAGACAGTGAATCCAATGAATCAAATCCCGGTTTTAGGCAGAGACATAGTTTACATCGAGATGACGACTTGGTTGACGGCGGTGGTAGCCGCGAAGTTCGTAGGAGTCCACGTCTTGCTGCCCGGGCAACGCCCCAAACGGCTAGAAGAACCTCACAGAGGCAAGTATCCAATCGCCGTCCTGCTTTATAAAATTGCACGCACCTTGACACACTTGTTTCGTAACACCTAAAAATAACGCAGTCTCGATAGCGTGcagttatttttgttgttgtacctTTATTGAAGCAGGCGTGGTGCGCTCAATTCACGCTTCTCGCGATTTGTtaatttcatgttttttgaaattttttgtgtaAGTGATAGATGATCATTTCTTCGACGGCATCTTGTTGTGTTGCACAGCATCTACAACTTGACGTATAGCTCTTGAGTCAGAGAGACTGGAAATTTCACATGgaacaatttttcttgttatagCGATTGTTTTCTATATTTGTCTCCCGAATGATGGGGAACCACATTTATatgtttataaaaaaaaaaggtctcaTTTGTAATCCTTTGGGGAACGGAATACAGGGCTCACCTCTACGCTGGCCACAATTCCAGGAAGCCGGCGTAGTGGATTTGATACATATTCATTTTACAATTACGCGATTGTTTGGAACTGCAATTTGGTAACTGTTGTATTGCGTCAAATAAGCACATGAAGGGACACAAGTCAAGAGACTCTTAAATCACAACACGGGATGAACTCGGGTGATGATTCACCTCATCTGTCAAATGTAGATTAAGAATCGTCAAATGTGAGTCGCCCCGTTCCTTTTTTCAGATAACGCCTGTACGCTTTATGACGTGCAGATTGGGAGAGCTCTCGTTTtagctcttcttctttctcggCCTTCCATTCGATTGCTTTCGACTTTTCCCAAAGTCCAAGTTCGAGATACTCTTCTCTGGTATGATCTTCAAGAGCATCGAACTCTAAACGT
Encoded proteins:
- the LOC130700097 gene encoding DDB1- and CUL4-associated factor 11-like, with the protein product MISDDEDRESSNRDDTSSMSDEESDTDIATVLTQLIRSGRAHILSESNSVFEERNESFHDFLSGARLPFVDSPPDLSALEGTDLYISTCLSSGYYKHDNESQSSRITSLLLQRQVGMKWTGHFSGGDRSYIGHNYLPNKFKQVANCNHKMFCGTYSKDGNIFLSAAQDRVLRVFDTSKGGFDCIRKIPARDVGWSILDTAFSPDGRNIIYSSWSEAIHLCNIHDDVERHEVLPLCPELRRFCIFSLTFSQDGNEVLGGANDGCLYIYDCEKRQRTLRIDAHDEDVNTVAYADETSQILFSGADDGLCKVWDRRTLSENGEAKPVGILGGHVDGLTFVDSRGDGRHLITNSKDQSIKLWDMRKFSGSEVQQRTRTFMSSQSWDYSFQNVPWRLSCSKNKIAGDTSLMTYRGHSVLRTLIRCRFSPAFSTGQRYIYSGCAAGKVFIYDILTGIPAAVLTGHSDCVRDVSWHPYSMDIIDSAWDGRHYRWFHAAPDSEDDMDFDSEEYSTDSESNESNPGFRQRHSLHRDDDLVDGGGSREVRRSPRLAARATPQTARRTSQRQVSNRRPAL